In a single window of the Dinghuibacter silviterrae genome:
- a CDS encoding LytR/AlgR family response regulator transcription factor, with protein MIRAVIVDDEPGNVQNLVQLLERHCPEVAVSGTAYDAAHGKTVILEQRPDLVFLDISMPGESGLDLLKSLPAPEFDVIFVTAFHQYGIQAIKLSALDYLLKPINIQELRHAVSKALAKNDGRRQQALLENLVHLLQDRQQMESHRIALPGAKETRLVQPSRIIRCEASNNYTTFFLQGNEKIVVSKPIFEYEELLGGYGFIRCHQSHLVNKAHIRSWIKEDGGYLLLEDNTAIPVSRQKRDLIRSIMAPK; from the coding sequence ATGATCCGCGCGGTAATCGTCGACGACGAGCCCGGCAACGTACAAAACCTCGTCCAACTCCTGGAACGGCATTGCCCGGAAGTCGCCGTGTCCGGGACGGCTTATGACGCCGCCCACGGGAAGACCGTCATCCTGGAACAAAGGCCCGACCTTGTTTTTCTTGATATTTCCATGCCCGGCGAAAGCGGCCTTGACCTCCTCAAAAGCTTGCCCGCCCCCGAATTCGACGTCATTTTCGTCACCGCGTTTCACCAATATGGCATCCAGGCGATCAAATTATCCGCCCTGGACTACCTGCTCAAACCTATAAACATACAGGAACTCCGGCACGCGGTATCCAAAGCCCTGGCCAAAAACGACGGGCGCCGCCAGCAGGCCCTTTTGGAAAACCTCGTCCACCTGCTGCAAGACCGGCAACAAATGGAAAGCCACCGCATCGCCCTCCCCGGGGCCAAAGAAACCCGCCTGGTCCAGCCGTCCCGGATCATCCGTTGCGAGGCCTCGAACAATTACACGACTTTCTTCCTTCAGGGCAACGAAAAAATTGTTGTCTCCAAACCCATTTTCGAATACGAAGAATTGCTCGGTGGCTATGGCTTCATCCGCTGTCACCAGTCGCACCTCGTCAACAAAGCGCATATCCGGAGTTGGATAAAAGAAGATGGCGGGTATCTCCTGTTAGAAGACAACACCGCCATCCCTGTATCCCGTCAAAAAAGGGATCTGATCCGATCCATTATGGCTCCAAAATGA
- a CDS encoding polyprenyl synthetase family protein, with protein MELTRKLIQEELALFETKFNESVQSRVPLLDRVMRYVIKRKGKQLRPMFVFLCAKVTGATVGESTYKAAAFVELLHTASLVHDDVVDESLERRGFFSINALWKNKIAVLVGDYLLAKGMSLATSEHDYRVLQILNVAVQQMSEGELLQMEKARNLNLKEDVYYEIIRCKTASLLSSACAAGTYSATSDPELTEKMRLFGENVGMAFQIKDDLFDYGNEDVGKPTGNDIKEKKLTLPVIYALNRVDTATRRKMIYILKNENRRKEQVAYVIREVTKAGGIDYARKRMEDYRDEALRILYTLPPSPIQGGLEDLVRYTTDRKY; from the coding sequence ATGGAACTGACCAGAAAGCTCATACAGGAGGAACTCGCACTTTTTGAAACCAAATTCAATGAATCTGTTCAAAGCCGGGTTCCGCTGCTGGATAGGGTTATGCGCTATGTGATCAAGCGGAAAGGCAAGCAGCTCCGGCCCATGTTCGTATTCCTCTGCGCCAAGGTGACAGGCGCTACTGTGGGTGAAAGCACCTACAAAGCCGCAGCTTTTGTGGAATTATTACACACTGCATCCCTGGTACACGACGACGTTGTCGATGAATCTCTTGAACGAAGGGGCTTTTTCTCCATCAACGCCCTTTGGAAAAACAAGATAGCCGTGTTGGTAGGCGACTATCTCCTGGCTAAGGGGATGTCCCTGGCCACGAGCGAGCACGACTATCGTGTCCTCCAGATCCTTAACGTAGCCGTCCAGCAAATGAGCGAAGGTGAACTTCTCCAGATGGAAAAGGCCCGGAACCTGAACCTAAAGGAAGACGTTTACTACGAGATCATTCGTTGTAAAACGGCGTCCCTGTTGAGTTCCGCGTGTGCAGCGGGCACATATTCCGCTACATCAGACCCAGAGCTGACGGAAAAGATGCGCCTTTTTGGAGAAAATGTCGGCATGGCCTTCCAGATCAAAGACGACCTTTTCGACTATGGGAACGAGGACGTCGGCAAGCCCACCGGCAACGACATTAAAGAGAAAAAGCTGACCCTTCCCGTCATTTATGCCCTGAACCGGGTCGATACCGCCACCCGCCGCAAAATGATTTACATCCTCAAAAACGAAAACCGGCGCAAAGAGCAGGTGGCTTATGTGATCAGGGAAGTCACCAAGGCCGGTGGTATCGACTACGCCCGGAAACGGATGGAAGACTACCGGGATGAGGCCCTGAGGATCCTGTATACGCTTCCCCCCTCCCCCATCCAGGGTGGCCTGGAAGACCTGGTCAGGTATACTACGGATAGAAAGTACTGA
- the coaBC gene encoding bifunctional phosphopantothenoylcysteine decarboxylase/phosphopantothenate--cysteine ligase CoaBC, whose amino-acid sequence MLQGKKILLGVTGSIAAYKSASLVRLLVKAGAEVRVVMTPAARDFITPLTLSTLSKGAVLTDLAAADTWANHVQLGRWADVMVVAPLSCNTLAKMAQGLCDNLLHAVYLSATCPVVLAPAMDEDMWHHPSTRVNLGKVSSYGNRVIPVAHGELASGLVGDGRMAEPESILSWLEDFFRTGQDLKGKNVLVTGGPTHEPIDPVRFIGNHSSGKMGIALAREMASRGASVTLVLGPVAERPSLPGIEVVPVLTAAEMYEACIGRWGASDIGIMAAAVADYTPVQVAAEKVKKQQSTWSLELTKTQDILQELGRQKRKDQFLVGFALETREEKAYALSKLESKNADLIVLNSLRDQGAGFGFDTNKITIFDRQGSEWSFELKTKEAVARDIADTLVRALGAK is encoded by the coding sequence ATGCTACAAGGCAAAAAGATACTTTTGGGGGTCACCGGCAGTATTGCCGCGTATAAATCCGCCTCCCTCGTACGCCTGCTGGTGAAGGCCGGGGCGGAGGTGAGGGTCGTGATGACGCCGGCCGCCAGGGACTTTATCACGCCCCTGACCCTGAGTACCCTGTCCAAGGGTGCGGTATTGACCGACCTGGCCGCTGCGGATACGTGGGCCAACCACGTTCAACTGGGGCGCTGGGCGGACGTGATGGTGGTGGCACCGCTGAGCTGTAATACCCTGGCAAAGATGGCCCAGGGGCTTTGCGATAACCTCTTGCATGCGGTGTACCTCTCGGCGACCTGTCCGGTGGTTTTGGCGCCCGCCATGGACGAAGATATGTGGCATCACCCCAGCACCCGGGTCAACCTGGGCAAGGTGTCCTCCTACGGCAACCGGGTGATCCCGGTGGCACACGGGGAGCTTGCCAGCGGATTGGTAGGGGATGGCCGCATGGCGGAGCCCGAATCCATCCTTTCCTGGCTGGAGGATTTTTTCCGTACCGGGCAAGACCTGAAGGGCAAGAACGTGTTGGTAACGGGTGGACCTACCCATGAACCGATCGACCCGGTGCGTTTTATCGGCAATCATTCATCGGGGAAAATGGGGATTGCGCTGGCCAGGGAAATGGCATCCAGGGGCGCTTCCGTCACCCTCGTACTGGGACCGGTCGCTGAGCGGCCCTCACTGCCAGGTATCGAGGTCGTCCCGGTGCTGACCGCTGCGGAGATGTACGAGGCCTGTATAGGGCGCTGGGGGGCCTCAGACATTGGGATCATGGCTGCCGCGGTGGCGGATTACACGCCGGTACAGGTGGCCGCGGAAAAGGTCAAGAAGCAGCAATCGACGTGGTCCCTGGAATTGACAAAAACACAAGATATTCTGCAGGAACTGGGGCGTCAAAAACGAAAGGACCAGTTCCTCGTCGGTTTTGCCCTGGAGACCCGGGAGGAAAAGGCATACGCCTTGTCGAAGCTGGAATCCAAAAACGCGGATCTGATCGTACTAAACAGTCTCCGCGACCAGGGTGCCGGCTTTGGATTCGACACCAACAAAATCACTATTTTTGACCGGCAGGGTTCGGAGTGGTCCTTCGAGCTTAAGACGAAGGAGGCGGTGGCCCGGGATATTGCCGACACCCTCGTTCGTGCGCTGGGAGCCAAATAA
- a CDS encoding outer membrane protein assembly factor BamD — MKRIWLLLLLPVFGILGCSQFSRVQKSNDYSYKLKMAEQYYVKKKYNFAQQLFEELLPIYKGTEEAENMLYKYAYCAYYQQDYLSAEGIFKQFIESYPKSEMVEEVDFMRAYCYYKQSPKVELDQSNTEKAMGAMQAFINMHPTSPRVKEAGSIIDICRQKLETKEEQAAQLYFNIGYFRAAAITFAQVLEDYPDSPKGDFYKLMVVKSDFEFAKISVEWKQKERYELVETEYRDMADRFPESKFLNEAKKYNLDSQNLIKALQYEQAKEAAGS; from the coding sequence ATGAAGCGCATTTGGCTATTGTTGTTATTACCGGTATTTGGAATCCTCGGGTGTTCGCAGTTCTCCAGGGTCCAGAAGAGCAATGACTATAGCTATAAATTGAAGATGGCGGAGCAGTACTATGTGAAGAAGAAGTACAATTTCGCCCAGCAGTTGTTTGAAGAGTTGCTGCCCATCTACAAGGGGACGGAGGAAGCGGAGAACATGTTGTATAAGTATGCCTACTGCGCGTATTATCAACAGGACTATTTGAGCGCAGAGGGAATCTTCAAGCAGTTCATCGAATCCTACCCTAAGAGTGAAATGGTGGAGGAAGTGGACTTTATGCGCGCCTATTGCTACTACAAACAGTCCCCGAAAGTGGAGCTGGACCAGAGCAATACGGAAAAGGCGATGGGCGCCATGCAGGCATTCATCAACATGCACCCCACCTCACCCAGGGTGAAGGAAGCCGGGAGCATCATCGATATTTGCCGTCAGAAGCTCGAAACGAAAGAAGAGCAGGCGGCGCAATTGTATTTCAACATCGGGTATTTCAGGGCGGCGGCAATTACTTTTGCCCAGGTCCTGGAAGACTACCCCGACTCTCCGAAAGGGGATTTTTACAAGCTGATGGTGGTCAAATCCGATTTTGAATTTGCCAAGATCAGCGTCGAGTGGAAGCAGAAGGAGCGCTACGAGCTGGTGGAAACGGAATACCGGGATATGGCGGACCGTTTTCCCGAGTCGAAGTTTCTGAACGAGGCAAAGAAGTATAATTTAGATTCTCAAAATTTAATAAAAGCCCTGCAATATGAGCAAGCTAAGGAGGCAGCTGGGAGCTAA
- a CDS encoding DNA-directed RNA polymerase subunit omega, whose amino-acid sequence MIDIKNKTGNLYESIAIVAKRANQINIAIKEELHSKLEEFASHTDSLEEVHENKEQIEISKAYERMPNPALLATQEFLENKIYYRKNDNDLFS is encoded by the coding sequence GTGATAGACATCAAAAATAAGACGGGTAACCTCTATGAGTCTATCGCCATTGTAGCCAAAAGGGCTAACCAGATCAATATCGCGATCAAGGAAGAGCTGCACAGCAAGCTGGAGGAATTCGCCAGCCATACGGACAGCCTTGAAGAAGTACACGAGAACAAGGAGCAGATCGAGATATCGAAGGCCTATGAGCGGATGCCGAACCCGGCGCTGCTTGCCACCCAGGAATTCCTGGAGAACAAGATCTACTACAGGAAGAACGATAACGACCTGTTTAGCTAG
- a CDS encoding OmpA family protein yields the protein MPQQNEFLNNQYAFPAKPRDQWELGLSAGHMMIIGSIPSRPGFGGGISVRKSLGHTFSIRAEYTGSFAYGLDYRPRTGNSIGGIWAAAYGNNVVYANYRTKTHMLSVDGIMTLNNIKFYSDKVKTNFYILGGYTLLATDVDVNAVPKGGGTYNFASIDPSQSRKNIRTQLKDLIGSGNYNQIGVNGGNRPPVGLLKAYAIRHALDFGAGFAYKISPKWNLAIEDKVTDAFDPYLDGVNTGHNDAFNYTSLRLNINIGKKATHVEPLWWWNPLDYAYNELNAPKHMKIPTPILPDADGDGVTDQFDKEPNTPAGAPVDSHGVSRDTDGDGVPDYKDKELITPTICQPVDADGVGKCPDPACCKNIQPAAPTCALGSLPSITFKGKTAEINAAAKALLADVAAQLRNNPNCKVTLAGHPAANKAAQALNQKRVDAIKTYLIEKEGISGDRVIPQYDGGEGDVHTIDLRSGL from the coding sequence ATGCCTCAACAAAATGAGTTCCTCAACAATCAGTACGCATTCCCGGCAAAGCCGCGGGATCAGTGGGAATTGGGTCTGAGCGCTGGTCACATGATGATCATCGGCTCCATCCCTTCCCGTCCGGGCTTCGGTGGTGGCATCTCGGTGCGCAAGTCACTGGGTCATACCTTCTCCATTCGTGCTGAATACACCGGTTCCTTCGCCTATGGTTTGGATTACAGGCCTCGCACCGGTAACTCCATCGGCGGTATCTGGGCAGCTGCCTATGGCAACAATGTCGTTTACGCCAACTACCGCACCAAGACACACATGCTGTCTGTTGACGGTATCATGACGCTGAACAACATCAAATTCTACTCCGATAAGGTAAAGACCAACTTCTACATCCTGGGCGGTTATACCCTGCTGGCTACGGACGTTGATGTAAACGCCGTTCCCAAAGGCGGCGGTACCTACAACTTCGCTTCCATCGACCCCAGCCAGTCTCGTAAGAACATCCGCACCCAGTTGAAAGACCTGATCGGTAGCGGTAACTACAACCAGATTGGCGTCAATGGTGGCAACCGTCCTCCGGTTGGTCTCCTGAAAGCGTATGCGATCCGTCACGCCCTCGACTTCGGCGCCGGGTTTGCCTATAAGATCTCTCCGAAGTGGAACCTCGCCATCGAGGACAAGGTTACCGATGCTTTCGATCCTTACCTGGATGGTGTGAACACCGGCCACAATGACGCCTTCAACTACACGTCGCTGCGCCTGAACATCAACATCGGCAAGAAAGCTACGCACGTAGAACCCCTGTGGTGGTGGAACCCGCTGGATTATGCGTACAACGAGCTGAACGCCCCCAAGCACATGAAGATCCCGACGCCGATCCTGCCTGATGCTGACGGCGACGGTGTGACCGACCAATTCGACAAAGAACCCAACACGCCCGCCGGTGCTCCCGTTGACTCTCACGGTGTATCCCGCGATACGGACGGTGACGGTGTTCCTGACTACAAGGATAAAGAACTGATCACTCCGACGATCTGCCAGCCGGTTGACGCTGACGGTGTCGGTAAGTGCCCGGATCCTGCTTGCTGCAAAAACATCCAGCCTGCTGCTCCGACCTGCGCCCTGGGTAGCCTGCCCTCGATCACCTTCAAGGGTAAGACTGCTGAAATCAACGCCGCTGCCAAGGCCCTCCTCGCCGACGTTGCCGCCCAGCTCCGCAACAACCCGAACTGTAAGGTAACCCTGGCCGGCCACCCCGCTGCCAACAAAGCAGCCCAGGCCCTGAACCAGAAGCGTGTTGACGCCATCAAGACCTACCTGATCGAAAAAGAAGGTATCAGCGGTGATCGCGTGATTCCTCAATACGACGGTGGCGAAGGCGACGTTCACACCATCGACCTGCGTTCCGGTCTCTAG
- the porD gene encoding type IX secretion system protein PorD: MSAIKTGLLLAAFALLGRPALGQELQARVSVSGARMPTTVDRRVYQALQTALSDFLNNRKWTGETYQTNERIECSFLLNLTGSPDVDTYSANLVVQAARPVYGSSYNSPLINFQDNDVQFKYVLFTSLLFDDNRVQGSDPLVANLTAIFAYYAYLIVGFDDESFSLKGGDPYFQKAWNIVNNAPDGSGIKGWNAFDGGSVNRYQLAENLQNSRYSLIHDVYYQYYRQGMDQMTTDDQKARSGVLTALTDMDNINQESPGTAIRQFFFQGKSTELGNLFAKANMSDKARALDLLQRLDVSNINKYKQLLK, encoded by the coding sequence ATGAGCGCCATAAAAACAGGACTTTTGCTGGCGGCCTTTGCCCTTTTGGGACGGCCGGCCCTGGGGCAGGAGCTTCAGGCCAGGGTGTCGGTATCGGGTGCACGTATGCCGACGACAGTGGACAGGCGGGTGTACCAGGCGCTGCAAACGGCCCTGTCTGATTTTTTGAATAACCGCAAGTGGACGGGAGAAACCTACCAGACCAACGAAAGGATCGAGTGCTCCTTCCTCCTTAACCTGACCGGATCCCCGGACGTGGATACCTATTCCGCCAACCTGGTGGTACAGGCCGCCCGCCCCGTGTATGGATCGAGCTATAACTCTCCGTTGATCAACTTCCAGGACAACGATGTACAGTTCAAGTATGTCTTATTCACCTCCCTTTTATTTGATGACAACCGCGTACAGGGATCCGACCCCCTGGTGGCGAACCTGACGGCGATTTTTGCTTACTACGCTTACCTGATCGTGGGGTTTGACGACGAATCTTTCTCCCTGAAAGGTGGGGATCCTTACTTTCAAAAAGCGTGGAATATCGTCAACAATGCGCCCGACGGAAGCGGGATCAAAGGATGGAATGCTTTTGACGGGGGGAGTGTCAACCGCTACCAACTGGCCGAGAACCTGCAAAACTCCCGGTATTCGCTGATCCATGACGTATACTATCAATACTACAGACAGGGTATGGATCAGATGACGACCGACGATCAAAAGGCGAGGTCGGGGGTGTTGACCGCACTGACGGATATGGATAACATCAACCAGGAGTCGCCGGGTACGGCCATCCGTCAATTCTTTTTCCAGGGGAAATCGACGGAGCTGGGGAACCTCTTTGCAAAGGCCAACATGTCGGACAAAGCCCGGGCGCTGGACTTGCTGCAACGCCTGGATGTCAGCAATATCAATAAGTATAAACAGTTGCTCAAGTGA
- a CDS encoding DUF4296 domain-containing protein produces MRKCIVGAIVSCWIIAGTACRNMSPGGNAIIAKDTMQVLLWEMFEADAYNETRMVADTNFKHDTAYAALYTDIFRTHHVTRAQFADSYDYYMSRPDVLRAMIDTMTERANRDMMKEGAGPHQPVRTFTPPLAHPPGPVGPDGRPMPVRPVTPFGRPGAPPPGTITPFGPHGAPPPGRPGGQPPGKLGGPGGPPPGKPGGPGAPPPGKPGASPPGKPGGPSPAKPGAHQGPPPGKVSPKPQPQAIP; encoded by the coding sequence GTGAGGAAATGCATCGTGGGGGCCATCGTGTCCTGCTGGATCATCGCCGGCACTGCCTGCAGGAATATGTCACCGGGCGGCAATGCGATCATTGCCAAGGATACCATGCAGGTGTTGCTCTGGGAAATGTTCGAGGCGGACGCCTATAACGAGACGAGGATGGTCGCCGACACCAATTTCAAACACGATACGGCCTACGCTGCGTTGTATACCGATATTTTCAGGACGCACCACGTTACCCGCGCTCAATTTGCCGATAGCTACGACTACTATATGTCCCGTCCGGACGTCCTGAGGGCCATGATCGATACCATGACCGAAAGGGCCAACCGGGACATGATGAAAGAGGGGGCGGGACCACACCAACCGGTCCGCACCTTTACGCCTCCCCTGGCGCATCCGCCGGGGCCCGTGGGCCCTGATGGACGGCCGATGCCGGTGCGTCCGGTCACGCCGTTTGGCCGGCCTGGGGCGCCGCCGCCCGGTACGATCACCCCGTTTGGTCCACATGGCGCACCGCCGCCCGGGAGGCCCGGTGGGCAGCCGCCGGGAAAGCTTGGTGGACCTGGCGGGCCTCCGCCCGGGAAACCCGGTGGGCCTGGTGCACCGCCGCCGGGAAAGCCCGGCGCATCGCCACCCGGGAAGCCCGGTGGGCCGTCACCCGCAAAACCCGGCGCGCACCAAGGCCCTCCTCCCGGAAAGGTCTCCCCGAAGCCCCAGCCCCAGGCCATCCCGTAA
- a CDS encoding sensor histidine kinase — MGIKEDQKQQAVQALHSVQAQLNPHFIFNALTSIQGLVNRGDTDGANQYLSAFSILMRNTLTDHDRLMGPLEQELQAMETYLSLEQLRFHFQFSVVSEPGLTNLEIPRLLLQPVVENAVKHGVSSLREQGVIRITAAARESDLLISIRDNGPGLQGNGGNGYGLRLTADRIHLLNQLYPATPIALESAGTTFTFIFNKWLA, encoded by the coding sequence TTGGGCATAAAAGAAGACCAGAAACAGCAGGCGGTGCAGGCCCTCCACTCCGTCCAGGCCCAGCTCAACCCTCATTTTATTTTCAATGCACTGACGTCCATCCAGGGGCTCGTTAACCGGGGGGATACAGACGGTGCCAACCAATACCTTTCGGCGTTCAGCATCCTGATGCGCAATACGCTGACAGACCATGACCGCCTGATGGGCCCGCTGGAGCAGGAACTACAGGCGATGGAGACCTACCTTAGCCTCGAACAACTCCGTTTTCATTTCCAGTTTTCCGTCGTAAGCGAGCCCGGCCTGACCAACCTGGAGATCCCCCGGCTCCTGCTACAGCCCGTCGTTGAAAATGCCGTCAAACATGGCGTATCCTCCCTGCGCGAACAAGGCGTCATCCGCATCACGGCGGCCGCCCGGGAATCCGATCTGCTCATCTCCATCCGCGACAACGGCCCCGGCCTCCAGGGCAACGGCGGCAACGGCTATGGCCTCCGCCTGACAGCCGACCGCATTCACCTGCTGAACCAGCTTTACCCGGCCACCCCCATAGCACTGGAAAGCGCCGGAACCACGTTTACATTTATCTTTAATAAATGGCTGGCATGA
- the recJ gene encoding single-stranded-DNA-specific exonuclease RecJ yields the protein MEKKWKVRPADNAAVSRLKDQLHIHHVLCALLVQRGIDTFDAAKAYFRPSLADLHSPWLMKDMQRAVDRLTEALSRGEKILVYGDYDVDGTTSVACLYQFLKQQHDPVDYYIPHRYREGYGISREGIDFARDNGFTLVVSLDCGIKSVDLITYAREFGIDFIICDHHLPDDVLPPAVAILNPKQVDCPYPYKELCGCGVGFKLLSALCEAWGLPEDTAEYYLDLVATAIAADIVPITGENRILAYYGLKRVNEAPSPGIAALIRLSGLDKTLHINSLVFVIAPRVNAAGRMDDARKAVQLFIEKDPLRATAFAEMLHNDNSERKDADLNITKEALALIESDLDMQERKSTVVFQPHWHKGVVGIVASRLIDRYYRPTIVLTQSGDIIAGSARSVTGFNVYEAVHRCRELLIGYGGHFYAAGLTMARENVEAFSALFETVVSESITEDMLTPELSIDAEVAFPDLVPSFYNILCQMEPFGPDNMRPLFVVRRVIDQGYSKIVKEDHIRFVLRQGDQVFTGIGFNMAAKFPLLAGSTPVDVVFTLDENEWNGEKNLQLKVIDVRRSEDAFT from the coding sequence ATGGAGAAGAAATGGAAAGTACGGCCCGCCGATAACGCCGCGGTCTCCCGTCTGAAGGATCAGTTGCACATACATCACGTGCTTTGCGCGCTCCTGGTGCAACGAGGCATCGATACCTTCGACGCGGCAAAGGCCTATTTCCGTCCCAGCCTGGCCGACCTGCACAGCCCCTGGCTCATGAAGGACATGCAACGCGCCGTAGACCGTCTTACCGAAGCCCTTTCGAGGGGCGAAAAAATCCTCGTCTATGGTGACTACGACGTAGACGGTACGACATCCGTGGCTTGTCTTTACCAATTCCTCAAACAACAGCACGACCCCGTGGACTACTACATCCCCCACCGTTACCGGGAGGGATACGGCATTTCCCGGGAGGGTATCGATTTTGCACGGGACAACGGGTTTACCCTTGTCGTTTCCCTGGACTGCGGGATCAAGTCCGTGGACCTCATTACCTACGCCCGGGAATTCGGCATCGACTTCATCATTTGCGACCACCACCTCCCGGACGACGTACTTCCCCCGGCTGTCGCGATCCTTAACCCCAAACAGGTGGATTGCCCCTACCCCTACAAGGAGCTGTGCGGGTGCGGCGTCGGCTTCAAGCTTCTCTCCGCCCTTTGCGAAGCCTGGGGCCTTCCGGAGGATACCGCCGAATACTACCTCGACCTCGTGGCTACCGCCATCGCCGCAGACATTGTCCCTATTACGGGGGAAAACCGGATCCTCGCCTACTATGGTCTAAAGCGGGTCAACGAGGCGCCGTCACCCGGCATTGCCGCCCTCATCCGGTTGAGCGGTCTGGACAAAACCCTCCACATCAACAGCCTCGTTTTTGTCATCGCGCCCCGGGTCAATGCCGCCGGGCGCATGGACGACGCCCGGAAGGCCGTGCAGCTTTTTATCGAGAAAGACCCGCTGCGTGCGACCGCCTTTGCCGAGATGCTCCACAACGACAATTCCGAAAGAAAGGATGCCGATCTAAATATCACCAAGGAAGCCCTGGCGCTGATCGAGTCCGACCTGGACATGCAGGAGCGGAAATCCACCGTAGTATTCCAACCACACTGGCACAAAGGCGTCGTTGGCATTGTCGCATCCCGTCTGATCGACCGGTATTACCGCCCCACGATCGTGCTCACCCAATCCGGCGACATCATCGCCGGCTCCGCCCGCAGTGTAACCGGTTTTAACGTATACGAGGCCGTCCATCGCTGCAGGGAATTGCTGATCGGATATGGAGGGCACTTTTACGCGGCCGGTCTCACCATGGCCAGGGAGAACGTCGAGGCCTTTTCTGCGCTTTTTGAAACGGTGGTATCCGAGTCGATCACGGAGGATATGCTGACGCCGGAATTGTCCATCGATGCGGAAGTTGCCTTCCCTGACCTCGTGCCCTCGTTTTACAACATCCTTTGCCAGATGGAGCCCTTCGGCCCGGACAACATGCGCCCTCTTTTTGTGGTGCGGCGCGTCATTGATCAGGGGTACTCCAAGATCGTAAAGGAAGATCATATCCGTTTCGTCCTTCGCCAGGGCGACCAGGTCTTTACCGGTATCGGTTTCAATATGGCCGCGAAGTTCCCCCTGCTCGCCGGCTCGACGCCGGTGGACGTCGTTTTCACCCTCGACGAGAATGAATGGAACGGGGAAAAAAATCTACAACTCAAGGTCATCGACGTGCGCCGGTCGGAAGACGCTTTCACATAA
- a CDS encoding CoA transferase subunit A: protein MNKIVDNAASAIHDISDGAVLMLGGFGLCGIPEKSIAALVEKGITGLTCISNNAGVDDFGLGLLLNRRQVKKMISSYVGENAEFERQLLHGELEVELVPQGTLATRIQMAGMGIPAFFTPAGYGTEVAEGKETRMFDDKMYLMERALHADFSLIKAWKGDRLGNLVFRKTTRNFSAAMARAGHITIAEVEELVEPGALDPDQVHVPGIYIHRIFQGDAYEKRIERRTTN, encoded by the coding sequence ATGAATAAAATTGTCGACAACGCTGCCTCCGCCATCCACGACATAAGCGATGGAGCCGTGTTGATGCTGGGAGGCTTTGGCCTTTGCGGAATCCCCGAAAAGAGTATTGCCGCCCTTGTCGAAAAGGGCATCACAGGGCTGACTTGTATCTCCAACAACGCCGGGGTGGATGACTTTGGGTTGGGGCTCCTGCTAAACAGGAGACAAGTCAAAAAAATGATCAGCTCTTACGTCGGAGAGAACGCGGAATTCGAGCGGCAGCTGCTGCACGGAGAACTGGAGGTGGAGCTCGTGCCCCAGGGGACGCTGGCGACGCGTATCCAAATGGCGGGTATGGGTATTCCCGCCTTTTTCACCCCCGCGGGTTATGGAACGGAAGTCGCCGAAGGCAAGGAAACCCGGATGTTCGACGATAAGATGTACCTCATGGAACGGGCATTGCACGCGGATTTCAGCCTTATCAAAGCCTGGAAAGGAGATCGCCTGGGGAACCTCGTCTTTCGGAAGACGACCCGTAATTTTTCCGCCGCCATGGCCAGGGCGGGGCATATCACGATCGCCGAGGTCGAGGAACTGGTAGAACCCGGGGCGCTTGACCCGGACCAGGTCCACGTACCCGGCATCTACATTCACAGAATCTTTCAGGGGGATGCGTATGAAAAACGCATCGAGCGCAGAACCACAAATTAG